One Streptomyces sp. NBC_00223 genomic window carries:
- a CDS encoding DNA polymerase IV — MRSTPTILHLDMDAFFAAVEQASKPSLRGKPVVVGGLGPRGVVSTASYEARVHGVHSAMAMAHARRLSPNAAYLIPRFGIYRQVSEIVMGLLGRLSPLVEPLSVDEAFVDLEAGGRGADPPAVAERLRADIRAATGLTASVGLAASKLLAKLASEKAKPDGLVVIEPGTERALLDPLPVRALWGVGPATADHLRRAGIATVAEIAQAGEPELVRLLGKAHGASLYAMAAGLDNRPVVADRDVKSISVEDTFDSDLTDRAHVRYEIDRLAERCAQRLRGAGRSGRTVVVKVRRYDFSTLTRSETLRAPTDDPAVVRETARRLAESVDTTGGVRLLGVGVAGLADFTQEDLFAQSAGEPGEGAERPEELPVSPPPVSERAERAGRWLPGQDITHTEYGAGWVQGSGVGRVTVRFEVPTDTVPGRVRTFATDDPALAHSDPLPLMAPAEGPEAAGPAAGGSGTAPAEPEGGPSVPASGGQSPPASSPKSLPDGGSDSASDLGTSMP, encoded by the coding sequence GTGAGAAGTACGCCGACGATCCTGCATCTGGACATGGACGCGTTCTTCGCCGCGGTCGAGCAGGCGTCCAAGCCGAGCCTGCGGGGCAAGCCGGTGGTGGTCGGCGGCCTCGGGCCCCGCGGCGTCGTGTCGACCGCGTCCTATGAGGCACGCGTGCACGGCGTCCACTCCGCGATGGCCATGGCCCATGCCCGCAGGCTCAGCCCCAACGCCGCCTATCTGATCCCGCGCTTCGGCATCTACCGGCAGGTCAGCGAGATCGTGATGGGTCTGCTCGGCCGGCTGTCGCCGCTGGTGGAGCCGCTGAGCGTGGACGAGGCGTTCGTCGACCTGGAGGCCGGCGGGCGCGGCGCCGACCCGCCCGCCGTCGCCGAGCGGCTGCGCGCCGACATCAGGGCCGCCACCGGGCTCACCGCCTCCGTCGGCCTCGCGGCCTCCAAGCTGCTGGCCAAACTCGCCTCGGAGAAGGCCAAGCCCGACGGCCTGGTGGTGATCGAGCCCGGCACCGAGCGCGCTTTACTCGACCCGCTGCCGGTCCGCGCCCTGTGGGGTGTCGGCCCGGCGACCGCCGACCATCTGCGCAGGGCCGGTATCGCCACCGTCGCCGAGATCGCGCAGGCGGGGGAGCCCGAGCTGGTCCGGCTGCTGGGCAAGGCCCACGGCGCCTCCCTGTACGCGATGGCGGCCGGCCTCGACAACCGGCCGGTGGTCGCCGACCGGGACGTGAAGTCCATCTCCGTCGAGGACACCTTCGACAGCGACCTCACCGACCGCGCCCATGTCCGCTACGAGATCGACCGGCTCGCCGAGCGCTGCGCGCAGCGGCTGCGCGGGGCCGGCCGCTCCGGGCGGACCGTGGTGGTCAAGGTGCGCAGATACGACTTCTCGACCCTCACCCGCTCCGAGACGCTGCGGGCCCCCACCGACGACCCCGCCGTGGTCCGCGAGACCGCCCGCAGGCTCGCCGAGTCCGTCGACACGACCGGCGGCGTACGGCTGCTCGGGGTCGGCGTCGCCGGGCTCGCGGACTTCACCCAGGAGGACCTTTTCGCCCAGAGCGCGGGAGAGCCCGGGGAGGGCGCCGAGCGGCCCGAGGAACTGCCGGTCAGCCCGCCCCCGGTCTCCGAGCGGGCCGAGCGGGCCGGGCGCTGGCTCCCCGGCCAGGACATCACCCATACGGAGTACGGCGCCGGGTGGGTCCAGGGCAGCGGGGTGGGGCGGGTCACGGTCCGCTTCGAGGTGCCCACCGACACCGTGCCCGGTCGCGTCCGCACCTTCGCGACGGACGACCCCGCGCTGGCGCACAGCGATCCGCTGCCGCTCATGGCCCCGGCGGAGGGCCCCGAAGCCGCCGGACCTGCGGCCGGGGGCTCG